A window of Diabrotica virgifera virgifera chromosome 9, PGI_DIABVI_V3a contains these coding sequences:
- the LOC126891152 gene encoding uncharacterized protein LOC126891152: MRELARILIELKKINPEIKSLFDALQPKYFDNIVQATQIASGYKSSNDSFDAPSYAMNIVNSFKQCCDIAINFVIKKKANYESITAAEAEAQLRTMLHLFTTNWRYEISSQAANNLNLKRWNKITIVPLANDLKIMKDFLIDLSKKAAAELQVNTNKVSAYNTLLETSYCQVLLLNRRRPGELQRMKLDTYLSCTNDKSTYEEFSLITSPSEQILLKTFKRVVIRGKRHRGVPVLFSKDVQSNINLLIRARPNIVPEENIFLFGKPNSRNEISGYKILRKYARLSGAKNPDAISSTRLRKHLATISQLFNMTEADIEQLALFMGHTVGVHRGSYRLPDDVYQTAKLAKLLLVMETGSGESFKGKSLDDIQLNMDENIMTETNEPEDKEYENFQEDVVVVESEKSKPQNVKNAIVTSTTKKRTLVPWTEDQKVFAKRFFAKNIKKRKAPNRRECEDLIEKYPDTFRNKSWLKIKVFIQNQYSRKP, translated from the coding sequence ATGAGGGAGTTAGCCAGGATACTtattgaacttaaaaaaataaatcctGAAATAAAATCATTGTTTGATGCATTACAGCCTAaatattttgataatattgttcAGGCAACACAAATTGCCTCAGGATATAAATCTTCAAATGACAGCTTTGATGCTCCTTCCTATGCTATGAATATAGTAAATTCTTTTAAACAATGCTGTGACATTGCCATTAACtttgttattaagaaaaaagCAAACTACGAATCCATTACAGCCGCAGAAGCGGAAGCGCAGCTTAGAACAATGCTCCACTTATTCACTACGAATTGGAGATATGAGATATCCAGTCAAGCAGCCAACAATTTAAATCTAAAGAGGTGGAACAAGATTACAATTGTCCCTTTAGCAAATGATCTCAAAATCATGAAAGATTTTTTGATAGACTTGTCTAAAAAAGCAGCGGCTGAACTTCAAGTTAATACCAACAAAGTATCCGCATACAATACCCTACTCGAAACATCATATTGCCAAGTTCTTCTACTGAACCGAAGGCGCCCAGGAGAACTTCAAAGAATGAAGTTGGATACATATTTAAGTTGTACTAATGATAAAAGTACGTATGAAGAATTTTCGCTCATTACCAGCCCATCTGAACAAATTTTACTCAAAACTTTCAAGAGAGTTGTGATACGAGGAAAAAGACATAGGGGTGTACCTGTGTTATTCAGTAAAGATGTACAATCTAATATTAATTTATTGATAAGAGCCAGACCAAATATCGTTcctgaagaaaatatttttttgtttggaaaaccAAATTCTAGGAATGAGATAAGTGGATATAAAATCTTAAGAAAATATGCCCGATTATCAGGAGCCAAAAATCCTGACGCTATTTCATCAACCAGACTAAGGAAACACTTGGCTACAATAAGTCAATTATTTAATATGACGGAAGCCGATATTGAACAACTTGCATTATTCATGGGTCATACAGTAGGTGTCCACAGAGGATCCTATAGGTTACCAGATGATGTTTACCAAACTGCCAAGTTAGCAAAACTTTTATTGGTTATGGAAACTGGAAGTGGTGAGTCATTTAAAGGCAAAAGCCTTGACGATATTCAACTAAATATGGATGAAAATATAATGACTGAAACAAACGAACCAGAAGACAAGGAATACGAAAATTTCCAAGAAGATGTAGTGGTAGTAGAATCTGAGAAATCGAAACCACAAAATGTTAAAAATGCCATTGTCACGTCAACCACTAAAAAAAGGACGTTAGTCCCATGGACCGAGGAtcaaaaagtttttgctaaaagaTTTTTTGCAAAGAATATCAAAAAAAGAAAAGCTCCAAACAGGAGAGAATGTGAAGATTTAATTGAAAAATATCCAGACACTTTCAGAAATAAAAGTTGgttaaaaattaaagtttttatcCAAAATCAGTATTCAAGAAAGCCATGA